ATAATTTTGGATCGTAACCCTTCCACCTGCATGACACGACGCACAGTCTCAAGACTACACGACAGACCCGCGTCTTCGACGAGGTCTCTGTGCACCTTTCGATATCCGTAAATACCATTGCTTTGGCGATGGTAAAAGCGGACTGCCTCACGCAACGTCTCATTTCGAGTTGCCCGCCGGCTTTTTCGAGCGGACAACCATCCATAAAAACCGCTGGCACTGACTCTGGCCAGTTTGCACAGTAAATTTACAGGATATTGATC
The Desulfomicrobium macestii DNA segment above includes these coding regions:
- a CDS encoding IS3 family transposase, with translation MSARKSRRATRNETLREAVRFYHRQSNGIYGYRKVHRDLVEDAGLSCSLETVRRVMQVEGLRSKI